Proteins encoded by one window of Salvia splendens isolate huo1 chromosome 5, SspV2, whole genome shotgun sequence:
- the LOC121802269 gene encoding RING-H2 finger protein ATL16-like yields the protein MDLSPTKSPPPPLSLSLSHSHTSFPIIAVAVIGILATAILLVSYYIFFIKCCLTWHRIDLLHRFSFSRRRPPSQDNPLLAHSDNRGLNPAAIRSIPIFNFIQNDAKSYECAVCLNEFQQGEKLRQIPNCSHVFHIDCIDIWLQNNANCPLCRTSIAARPEILLPMDRALGPDPDPSRFPGRDEDYVVIEIGTSSSLPGSQQGASSDELAPRKKVKKMSHVSSMGDECIDSRRRREVVQPMRRSFSMDSAADSQLYLAVQEIIQRHGHVSNEINQHEGSSTRLKKSFFSFRQGIFSRSVVQPVALEPRG from the coding sequence ATGGATCTCTCTCCCACCAAGagcccaccaccaccactctctctctccctctcccactcCCACACCAGCTTCCCCATCATCGCCGTCGCCGTCATCGGCATCCTCGCCACCGCAATCCTCCTCGTCAGCTACTACATATTCTTCATCAAATGCTGCCTCACCTGGCACCGCATCGATCTCCTCCACCGCTTCTCCTTCTCCCGCCGCCGCCCCCCCTCCCAGGATAATCCCCTCCTCGCCCACTCCGACAACCGCGGCCTCAACCCCGCCGCCATCCGATCAATCCCCATCttcaatttcattcaaaacgaCGCCAAATCATACGAGTGCGCGGTTTGTTTGAACGAATTTCAGCAAGGAGAGAAGCTGCGTCAGATTCCCAATTGCAGCCACGTGTTCCACATTGATTGCATCGACATCTGGCTTCAAAACAACGCCAACTGCCCGCTCTGCCGTACTAGCATTGCCGCCCGTCCCGAGATACTCCTCCCCATGGACCGAGCTCTCGGGCCGGACCCTGATCCGAGCCGCTTCCCTGGCAGAGATGAGGACTACGTGGTTATCGAGATAGGCACGTCCTCGTCTCTGCCGGGGAGCCAGCAGGGAGCAAGCTCGGACGAGCTTGCCCCGaggaaaaaggtgaaaaaaatgAGCCATGTATCGAGCATGGGAGATGAGTGTATCGACAGTAGGCGGCGGAGGGAGGTGGTGCAGCCGATGCGGCGGTCTTTCTCAATGGATTCGGCAGCTGACAGCCAGCTTTATTTAGCTGTTCAAGAAATTATTCAACGCCACGGCCACGTTAGTAATGAAATAAATCAACATGAAGGTAGCAGCACCAGACTTAAAaaatcttttttttcatttcgtcAGGGAATATTCTCCAGAAGTGTAGTTCAGCCAGTTGCCTTGGAGCCAAGAggctag